A region from the Haloarchaeobius salinus genome encodes:
- a CDS encoding pyridoxal phosphate-dependent aminotransferase, translating into MPTDRLQDVPGFDIDEVADAAGDDPEVLRLENLDVNLMSELLPEEVKSATRDAVGTFDANSYLPFIGKKDLREAVARQTNDRSGHDYGAENVVITCSTGESVLDALLAMIDPGDEVVLTDPIYAGMINRTRLAGGEPSFVPYVNAGDEWRLDVEVLRETVSDDTEVLLLVNPSMPSGAVLSREEWETIRDLCQEHDIWLLYNAIWESVLFDDLPLIHPVSLPGMAERTVIAGSVTKSYGMIGWRVGWIVGPEEFMNDAARTHIYNTTTPGGIGQAGALAALESDFEPSEYVPELQRRRDTVTEQLRDIGVTTIPSKGGWMQLMNVEELGYDSSTASDLLLEESKVAATPMRHWGDENSDQYVRIVFSNEPVERLEELGDRVESALL; encoded by the coding sequence ATGCCAACTGACAGACTACAGGATGTTCCGGGATTCGATATCGACGAGGTCGCCGATGCCGCAGGCGACGATCCCGAGGTGTTGCGACTCGAAAACCTCGACGTGAACCTCATGTCCGAGTTGCTGCCTGAAGAGGTGAAGTCGGCAACTCGTGACGCTGTAGGTACGTTCGACGCGAACAGTTACCTCCCATTCATCGGGAAGAAAGACCTTCGTGAAGCGGTGGCACGCCAGACGAATGACCGCTCGGGTCACGACTACGGTGCTGAAAACGTCGTTATCACCTGTAGCACGGGGGAGAGTGTTCTCGATGCTCTCCTTGCGATGATCGACCCTGGAGACGAGGTCGTCCTGACGGATCCGATTTACGCTGGTATGATAAATCGGACGCGCCTCGCTGGCGGTGAACCATCGTTCGTACCGTACGTGAATGCTGGTGACGAGTGGCGGTTGGACGTCGAGGTACTTCGGGAAACTGTGAGCGACGACACCGAAGTACTCCTGCTGGTCAATCCGTCCATGCCGTCCGGGGCAGTCCTGAGTCGTGAGGAGTGGGAGACGATTCGCGACCTCTGCCAGGAACACGACATCTGGTTGCTCTACAACGCGATTTGGGAGTCAGTGCTATTCGACGATCTGCCACTGATTCATCCTGTCTCCCTGCCTGGAATGGCTGAGCGGACCGTTATCGCTGGCTCAGTGACGAAATCATACGGGATGATTGGCTGGCGCGTGGGCTGGATCGTCGGCCCCGAAGAGTTCATGAACGACGCTGCTCGGACCCACATCTACAACACGACAACGCCTGGTGGCATCGGACAGGCAGGCGCGCTCGCTGCCCTCGAGTCCGACTTCGAACCAAGCGAGTACGTACCCGAACTGCAGCGTCGGCGGGATACAGTCACCGAGCAATTACGCGATATTGGCGTCACCACGATTCCCTCGAAAGGTGGATGGATGCAACTGATGAACGTTGAGGAGCTGGGTTACGATTCTTCGACGGCGTCGGATCTCCTTCTGGAGGAAAGTAAGGTCGCTGCGACACCGATGCGCCACTGGGGTGACGAGAACAGCGATCAGTACGTCCGGATCGTCTTCAGCAACGAGCCTGTCGAGCGACTCGAAGAACTCGGGGATCGAGTCGAATCCGCGCTTCTGTAG
- a CDS encoding aromatic ring-hydroxylating oxygenase subunit alpha, which translates to MGIERNTTNSMPAAADVIEQVGSIKETGTIPSQIHNDDEIHQLELERVFSDTWVLVGHESEIPEPGDYAKRYIGDSPFIFVRDDTGEVQVLFDSCQHRGTTVVRAEQGNTSYFRCPYHNWTYDTTGELVGVPHKEEFFKELDTCEYALDSAPQVDSYRGLVFACLSADAPSLEEYLGDFTWYLDLHLQFADGGMEVVGEPIRWEIDTNWKIGADNFTGDSYHTLATHKSAMDLDIFPPELSAAGAERTPADITECSGHSCMLAYLENQEYAGGYPEDIFTDTHLSDDQLRLAKRLVSSVGTVFPNMSFLQMNLNPDPENREVTAFLNVRKWQPVGPKKTQVWNWILVPRGASEEFKQRAYDTGIGTFSVAGNFEVDDFAVWDGIAEAAGSTFGKKIGRESNFQMGVGDMSDSDEISDEFPGPGEVYGTNFEDGTMQTFYQSWYRAMTGQHIDPEDSQ; encoded by the coding sequence ATGGGAATAGAGAGGAATACAACTAACTCGATGCCTGCGGCGGCGGATGTCATCGAACAAGTTGGGTCGATTAAAGAAACGGGGACTATCCCCTCCCAGATCCACAACGACGACGAGATTCACCAGCTGGAACTTGAGCGAGTTTTCAGTGATACTTGGGTACTCGTTGGTCACGAATCGGAGATTCCGGAGCCGGGTGACTACGCGAAACGCTACATCGGGGACAGTCCTTTCATATTCGTCCGCGACGACACCGGTGAAGTACAGGTCCTCTTCGACTCGTGCCAACACCGGGGCACGACGGTCGTCCGTGCTGAACAGGGCAACACGTCGTACTTCCGGTGTCCGTACCACAACTGGACGTACGATACCACGGGAGAACTTGTCGGTGTCCCACACAAAGAAGAGTTCTTCAAGGAGCTCGATACCTGTGAGTACGCCCTTGACTCTGCGCCACAGGTCGATAGTTACCGCGGTCTCGTGTTCGCGTGTCTCTCTGCCGATGCTCCGTCACTGGAGGAGTATCTCGGCGATTTCACGTGGTATCTCGACCTCCATCTGCAGTTTGCTGATGGCGGGATGGAAGTGGTTGGGGAGCCCATTCGGTGGGAGATCGATACGAACTGGAAGATTGGGGCTGACAATTTCACCGGCGATTCCTATCACACGCTTGCGACACACAAGTCTGCCATGGACTTGGATATCTTCCCGCCGGAACTCTCAGCGGCCGGGGCGGAGCGAACTCCCGCAGACATCACTGAGTGTAGCGGGCACTCCTGCATGCTTGCGTATCTGGAGAACCAGGAGTACGCAGGTGGCTACCCGGAGGACATCTTCACGGATACTCACCTCTCCGATGACCAGCTTCGGCTCGCGAAACGACTGGTCTCGAGTGTCGGTACCGTCTTCCCGAACATGTCGTTCCTCCAGATGAACCTCAACCCTGATCCGGAGAACCGCGAGGTTACGGCGTTTCTGAACGTCCGAAAGTGGCAGCCTGTCGGGCCAAAGAAAACGCAGGTATGGAACTGGATTCTCGTTCCCCGGGGTGCCTCTGAGGAGTTCAAACAGCGCGCATACGATACCGGCATCGGAACGTTCAGCGTGGCTGGAAACTTCGAGGTCGACGACTTCGCAGTCTGGGACGGCATCGCAGAAGCAGCCGGGAGTACGTTCGGGAAGAAGATCGGACGTGAATCGAACTTCCAGATGGGAGTCGGTGATATGAGTGATTCGGACGAGATTTCGGACGAGTTCCCGGGACCTGGGGAAGTGTACGGCACGAACTTTGAGGATGGAACGATGCAGACGTTCTATCAGAGCTGGTACCGTGCGATGACTGGCCAGCACATTGACCCGGAGGATAGCCAATGA